Part of the Anticarsia gemmatalis isolate Benzon Research Colony breed Stoneville strain chromosome 14, ilAntGemm2 primary, whole genome shotgun sequence genome, ACAAGTGCAATACATAACTAAAAACTACTCTGACAACTTTATCATTTACTTCTCATATGGTTCTACTTTGTTTTCTTCACATAAAGTGCCAGTGTCAAGTTTCAAACCCTATACAAACTGTGAAATGTTATAGGCTACGCAATTTATTTCCATGTTATGCTATACTCtcaaaactgtattttttctAGTACGCGACTTctttcaatttcattttgtttattttgggGGAATAACTAGTTGCCACTTGCTGGAGATCACAccacaaacatattttattcatacaaactttatattttctCAGACAAAAGTTGTCCTTTCAGGGTCAGCCTTATATTCCGGTGACGCCTATCAAGTTTAAGCTTATCACACCTCTACACAGTATATAAAGTGTCCGTCACTGAGTACATGCATCAGTGAATCTTTATATTCACAACGCATACAAGATGATGAAGCTGGTTGTATTGTCCTGCGtgctggcggcggcggccggcggTTTCGTCGCGCCTATTGCCTACTCCGCGCCCTGGGCCTACTCAGCGCCCATCGCCTACACCACGCCGCTGCTGAAGCCTTACAACTACAGAGGACCCCTGTCCCTCGCTCCTGGTCAGCCCGCCAACATCCTCGGCGCTGACGGCAGGCCCCTCGATACCCTGGACGTAAACTTGGATCGCTCTGCTCACTTCACCACCAAGGCTCTCAGCGGTGGTGTGCATCTGCTGAAGAAGCGCTCCGCTCCACTGATCGCGCCCCTCGCTTACACCGCTCCCATCGCGTACTCCGCTCCCCTCGCATACAGCGCGCCCCTCGCGTACGCCGCCCCTCTGATCACACCCTCCAACTACCGAGGCCCGCTGTCGCTCGCCCCCGGTCAGCCCGCTAACGTGCTCGGCTCTGACGGCAGGCCCCTGGACACGCTGGACGTGAACCTGGACCGCTCCGCGCACTTCACCGCTAAGGCTCTGGAGGGCTCCGGCGTGCACCTGCTGAAGAAGCGCTCTGCTGCTGTGATCGCGCCGCTCGCTGTGAGCCGCGTCGCTGTGGCCGCCGCGCCGCTGGTCGCGCACGCTCCTCTCGCGTACTCCGCGCCGGTGCTCTCCACGCACATCGCTGCTGCTCCCTACGCGTACGCGCACGCACCCCTCTATCACTGGTAGATGATGTTAATACACGAAATAAATGAAGTTCTAATGtataaattggttttaatattattttagcgtTCCCTGGCATAACGTGAGGTGTGTTTACTTTTTCAATCGGTCATGTATTCCTAATATCAACGATTTACGAATAATTTCTATAACTCCCAATATTCTGTTGCACAGGTTTTTATCCAGCAAAAATGACGACCACGTTCACGCGTGCATCTTCGTTACTAATTTGAAGTCAGGAATGCAACTGTTGATTGTTATGTCATTTCCATAACCTGAGGACTATGCACAGTTGGAGACATATGCTTCTACTGAATTTGAGTTCATCTTAATTCATGGAAGATCTGTCACTTCCAAGCTAACAACAAGGACTCGATATAACCGCGTAGGTGACAGACAAAATGCTCAGTAGTTAATAAGGCAACTAACATTGATAATATGTGTGTATCTTATATCGCTGATGAACAAACACTAAGTAGAAATTAATCCGaacctattaaataataaatagaaacaaCTATCTGTTGATTATACAAATAtctaattgttccgtgtggaaactGGAAAGCAACACTCGGCGCAAATTTAGCATGCGCATTCCATGTTTTTCTAACTTTAGAGCACTTAAGCTGATTTAAACTAAGTAACTTAGATTTTTCATGTGTTTTTCTGTGCCTGTAACTTACGATATTAAGGGCCAATTTCACGGCTTACAGATAAATGCCGGATGAACTACCCGATAAATTAAGTgacaacaaatgtataaaaccCTAAAACGACTGCAACAACTCCACCATATAAGTTAACTGACAtttattcagaagtggtgaaaTTTCGTTAATCATACGTAATAAGAACAATTATCATCGGTGATAGCTAAGCTGTTATTAATGCACGTAATAAAACACGCTCAGTAACTTAATGATCGTGTTGAGCACGTGCCAATTAACTTTGTGGAGTGGATGTTTGGTTGGAGaacaatattaactttaaagCTTTACGTTACATGTTTATAATACGAATTTTATCTTGGAATGCCTGTTTCATCGTTGATTCCGTCAGCCTGCAACCAGTCTAGCGTGTGGAGAAAAATAAGACTTAGGAAGCTAGAAGTCGATGTGGATACTCGGTTATTAGTAATATGTGATGGTAAACTTCTAAATATAGGATACTACAATCAGGGATACCAATATTATGCAGTTAACGCATATAAATGAATACCCCTTAACACGTTGCGTTGAATTTTCCAGACCTACTTACTCTGtttcaattttttatattttaatctaccTTACACGATGTATTTTACATGATGTGTGTAGTCTATATGTTAGTGTaagatagtaataaataaaaatggataaCGTAGACTCGACCCTACTATCATTTCACTGTAAAGTTTTGGCTTCGATTTCCATACGAAACACATATTTGTGTCATCCACAAGTCGTTGCATGCTTAggaatttatttgttgattcTTTGTTTGTCCGCCGTAGCacaaagttattatttgtatacGGAAGTGGTGTTTATGAATAAACTCGACACATGCCGCTAGAGGTGTCATATCAGTGATAAGGCAATTACTCTGGACCATTGCATCATATTCTGTCACAAATAagagtataatttttatataactctTAGATTTATCTTCAGTAACGAGTTATTATTGAtatgattgaaaaaaatatacaaataatatgggtattaatacctttaaaaatcggatagctttatttattacttttttagcTATTTTGCAGTATTAAAGATCCGTGCATAAAAGTATTGCACTGCATGTCTGACTGGTTAGGGAAGGATGGTTTTCAACGCTGCACATATTGTTTTTAACAGTGGGCGTGGTTAATGTCCAATTTTTAAGCTGCAGTTCTACTATAGGTTGAACGAAAATGTCATCTTTTGTTTACAAACCACGAAAATGTCGAACGAAAAAGTTGTCCTTTCAGGGCCACCGTTGTATTCCGGTGACGCCTTCCTAGCTTAATCTTATCACATTAGTATATAAGGTGTCCGTCACTGAGTCCATGCATCAGTGCATCTGAGCCTCCACAACACAGACCACTATCACATACAAGATGATGAAGCTGGTGGTGTTGTCCTGCGtgctggcggcggcggccggcggcTTCGTCGCGCCCCTCGCGTACTCCGCGCCCTGGGCCTACTCCGCGCCCCTCGCCTACACCACGCCGCTGCTGAAGCCCTACAACTACAGAGGACCCCTGTCCCTCGCCCCCGGTCAGCCCGCCAACATCCTCGCCGCTGACGGCAGGCCCCTCGACACTCTGGACGTGAACTTGGACCGCTCCGCTCACTTCACCGCCAAGGCTCTCAGCGGTGGTGTGCATCTGCTGAAGAAGCGCTCCGCTCCACTGATCGCGCCCCTCGCTTACACCGCTCCCATCGCGTACTCCGCTCCCCTCGCATACAGCGCGCCCCTCGCGTACGCCGCCCCTCTGATCACACCCTCCAACTACAGAGGCCCGCTGTCGCTCGCCCCCGGTCAGCCCGCTAACGTGCTCGGCTCTGACGGCAGGCCCCTGGACACGCTGGACGTGAACCTGGACCGCTCCGCGCACTTCACCGCTAAGGCTCTGGAGGGCTCCGGCGTGCACCTGCTGAAGAAGCGCTCTGCTGCTGTGATCGCGCCGCTCGCTGTGAGCCGCGTCGCTGTGGCCGCCGCGCCGCTGGTCGCGCACGCTCCTCTCGCGTACTCCGCGCCGGTGCTCTCCACGCACATCGCTGCTGCTCCTTACACCTACGCGCACGCACCCCTCTATCACTGGTAAACGTGAATTACTAAcgatgtaaatataaatatacgacATAAACGAGTCATTGAATGTATGatctagttttaattttaacgtgACCCTTTACAAACTGTCATTTATCAGTccaatataataacttaaagaTAAGATGGCGACATTTGCCTACCAACTAAAATCTATTCTGGCCAAACGAATGCGAAATCTTAAAAATGCAATTAacgaataatattaattaaaattactatataaCAAATTGTGTTaaacattttagttaaaatcaaacaatttatttcgttGTAAGATTTGCTAAGCGATTTCACAAACTTACATTGGCGATCACTTGACATCTATTTATCATTTACATTCTTAAGTTTGCATAACTTCTATTGCTTCGAGAAAGAAtacgataattatttctattcacAAACATCTTAagaattataaaatgatttgcCATAGTGAACCAAAACTTACCCTTGCAAACACCTTTAGTATCTAGTAATCTGTCTGTCAAAGTAATACAACATGTAGACATCTACTTAATAACTCAGAAACCATTCAAACTTGTGTGTACTCGGGGAGAAGCGACTTCTCTTCAATAATGCAGGTTGTCATTAATGTAGAGTACCCAAGTCTTGACGTCACTCATAGCGtaacgtttattaattaatagagATCAATATTTGGGTTCATCCTAGTGTTAGACGAATTCCATTACTTTTATCGTTAATGTtgtctgcctctgtggcgcggtcggtagtatatgcgactgcggtgcgagaggtccgggttcgaatcctgggtcgggccaaaaagtcttttctgagattttctgttaagaatttcttagagattgcccggagttaggaagttgaggtcaaagacctccgtgcctcggagagcacgtaaagtgtcggttatccgtcccaccaaactatgagagtgatggaatagagagtgtacctgtgtattgtgcacacacttggacactataaacaaagtcctgcacagatggccagtttcaatggaACTGACCgtcgtagccgtatatcggctaggaggacattattaatgttgttcaagGCAGAGGGCGTCTTAGGTGCTGTAGTTCTGTCTGTAGGGACATTGCTGACGCTATGGTTTTGTGTAGTCTAGTGCAAGATTCCGGTAGCTCGCGGCAGTCGCCTACACCAACACATACAGTTAGGTCCTATtcttaatagtaattaatatgtaGTAGTATATTTACATCTTCTCACATTCATGTACACGGTGTTTCACGTGACTTTCAGTGAAGTTTTTCAAGTTTTCGTTTTCGTAGTATATTTTATGAGTTGGTACcagataatatataatatgctCCTAGATCTTTTACCCTAAAGACTCTGCCATTATTTCACTCCTCTACAATAACACTCCAGCCACAGGTTTAACATATAAGTGTGTTCATTCCTTATATGGGCTATGggctttgtatttaaaattatgataatgttgTATTACCTCATAAGAAAACTATAACTATCAtcaatgtatataaaactcttccgttactgagtgataATTCTCGTGACTGATGGActacgcacagtcgaaactactgagcgcaGAAAATTGAAATTTGCTATGCAGATTCCTAATCCTTACCAAGTGTAGAAGAAtgctaagagaggatttttggaaattcgtTCCTGAAACCGTCGGCTGACAActagtacattataaaatagttaGTGTTTAcccataattttaaatttcactaTTAGAAACTTCATAAATCCATCCTTTGAAGCagtcaataaaataaagctcTATTACTAAGTTCAGAAAACTTCACAGAAAGTCACGTGAGACACCGTGTACATAAATGTGAGAAGATGTAAACAACAATAACACGTCGTATTGCGTATCATGTTATCGAGTGataatatactcgtaatatTTGCTCTTTGTGTAAGACAACGTATTACGTGTCGTTGACACCCGATGCCAAAGGTCTTCGGGAACCTGTCGATATGAACATACGTGAAGTAATTGAAACGCATCGATTTTCTTATTACCTTATAATTGTtacgagaaaatattttatgtatcagAACAACTAGAAGCTTTACgaaatgatttttatatatattttatttccttattgCATCGAACAAGTTGTGCTCACTAATCGttaaaacgatctgtgggttgagcaaaccttggcgcggttattccatatatggtatttgaattgggcatctccgtgtttcggagggcgcgtaaaatgttggtcccgg contains:
- the LOC142978201 gene encoding uncharacterized protein LOC142978201; translated protein: MMKLVVLSCVLAAAAGGFVAPLAYSAPWAYSAPLAYTTPLLKPYNYRGPLSLAPGQPANILAADGRPLDTLDVNLDRSAHFTAKALSGGVHLLKKRSAPLIAPLAYTAPIAYSAPLAYSAPLAYAAPLITPSNYRGPLSLAPGQPANVLGSDGRPLDTLDVNLDRSAHFTAKALEGSGVHLLKKRSAAVIAPLAVSRVAVAAAPLVAHAPLAYSAPVLSTHIAAAPYTYAHAPLYHW
- the LOC142978202 gene encoding uncharacterized protein LOC142978202, translated to MMKLVVLSCVLAAAAGGFVAPIAYSAPWAYSAPIAYTTPLLKPYNYRGPLSLAPGQPANILGADGRPLDTLDVNLDRSAHFTTKALSGGVHLLKKRSAPLIAPLAYTAPIAYSAPLAYSAPLAYAAPLITPSNYRGPLSLAPGQPANVLGSDGRPLDTLDVNLDRSAHFTAKALEGSGVHLLKKRSAAVIAPLAVSRVAVAAAPLVAHAPLAYSAPVLSTHIAAAPYAYAHAPLYHW